The Mycolicibacterium doricum genome includes a region encoding these proteins:
- the rpsI gene encoding 30S ribosomal protein S9 encodes MTEAFETVEPTTEDVAADVAPREPVYIDRPIQTVGRRKEAVVRVRLVPGTGKFDLDGRTLEAYFPNKVHQQLIKAPLVTVDRVDSFDVYAHLDGGGPSGQAGALRLAIARALIIVQPEDRPALKKAGFLTRDPRAIERKKYGLKKARKAPQYSKR; translated from the coding sequence ATGACAGAGGCATTCGAGACCGTCGAGCCGACGACCGAAGATGTTGCCGCGGACGTGGCGCCCCGCGAGCCGGTGTACATCGACCGCCCGATCCAGACCGTCGGCCGCCGCAAGGAGGCCGTGGTGCGGGTGCGCCTCGTGCCGGGCACCGGCAAGTTCGACCTGGACGGCCGCACGTTGGAGGCGTACTTCCCCAACAAGGTGCACCAGCAGCTGATCAAGGCACCGCTGGTGACCGTCGACCGGGTGGACAGCTTCGACGTCTACGCCCACCTCGACGGCGGGGGCCCGTCCGGCCAGGCGGGCGCCCTGCGTCTCGCCATCGCCCGCGCGCTGATCATCGTGCAGCCCGAGGATCGCCCCGCGCTGAAGAAGGCGGGTTTCCTCACCCGCGACCCGCGTGCCATCGAGCGCAAGAAGTACGGCCTCAAGAAGGCGCGCAAGGCGCCTCAGTACAGCAAGCGCTGA
- a CDS encoding type VII secretion target, protein MGAVRAAHVDGAALVRIAAQFDSTANVVESVVRTKLAALSFDGSAAGQDYAAHGEALRAAVDDVVVGLRGWARSAAGIAAELRASAARYAQADANAASRVR, encoded by the coding sequence ATGGGAGCAGTTCGGGCCGCCCACGTCGACGGTGCGGCACTTGTCAGGATCGCCGCGCAGTTCGACAGCACGGCCAACGTCGTCGAATCCGTTGTCCGGACAAAGCTTGCGGCGTTGTCGTTCGACGGCTCGGCCGCAGGCCAGGACTATGCCGCGCACGGCGAGGCGTTGCGCGCCGCAGTGGACGACGTCGTCGTCGGGTTGCGCGGGTGGGCGCGCTCGGCGGCCGGAATCGCTGCCGAGCTGCGCGCCTCGGCTGCGCGGTACGCCCAAGCCGACGCCAACGCGGCATCCCGGGTGCGTTGA
- the glmM gene encoding phosphoglucosamine mutase, translating into MARLFGTDGVRGVANRDLTAELALALGSAAARRLSSTGQPRRRVAVVGRDPRASGEMLEAAVIAGLTSEGVDALRVGVLPTPAVAYLTSAYDADFGVMISASHNPMPDNGIKIFGPGGHKLDDATEDRIAELVQQGPGGRPVGAGIGRVVDAPDALDRYLRHVGKAVTTGLDALTVVVDCANGAASLAAPPAYRAAGANVLTINADPDGLNINDGCGSTHMGALQAAVVSYGADLGLAHDGDADRCLAVDANGRVVDGDAIMVILALAMRESGELASDTLVATVMSNLGLHLAMREAGIEVRTTSVGDRYVLEELRAGSYALGGEQSGHIVMPSMGTTGDGILTGLRLMSRMAQTRRSLARLAEPMQTMPQVLINVEVADKATVAQAPSVRTAVAEAEAALGETGRILLRPSGTEQVVRVMVEAADEDTARQLAVRVAESVSEQR; encoded by the coding sequence ATGGCTCGACTGTTCGGCACCGACGGCGTGCGCGGGGTCGCCAACCGCGACCTGACCGCCGAGCTCGCCTTGGCGCTCGGCTCCGCGGCGGCGCGGCGGCTCAGCTCCACGGGACAACCGCGGCGCCGAGTGGCGGTGGTGGGGCGCGACCCCCGGGCCAGCGGCGAGATGCTGGAGGCGGCGGTGATCGCCGGCCTGACCAGTGAAGGCGTCGACGCCCTGCGCGTCGGGGTGCTGCCTACCCCGGCGGTGGCGTATCTGACCAGTGCCTACGACGCCGACTTTGGCGTGATGATCTCCGCATCGCACAACCCGATGCCCGACAACGGCATCAAGATTTTCGGTCCCGGCGGACACAAGCTCGACGACGCCACCGAGGACCGCATCGCTGAACTCGTCCAACAGGGCCCGGGGGGGCGGCCGGTCGGAGCGGGAATCGGCCGGGTGGTCGACGCCCCTGACGCCCTCGACCGCTACCTGCGCCACGTCGGCAAGGCTGTCACCACCGGCCTCGATGCGCTGACCGTCGTGGTCGACTGCGCAAACGGCGCCGCATCGTTGGCCGCGCCGCCGGCTTACCGCGCCGCCGGAGCCAACGTGCTGACCATCAACGCCGATCCCGACGGCCTCAACATCAACGACGGCTGCGGGTCGACGCACATGGGGGCCCTTCAGGCGGCGGTCGTGTCCTACGGCGCGGATCTGGGTCTTGCCCACGACGGCGACGCCGACCGCTGCCTGGCCGTCGACGCCAACGGGCGTGTGGTCGACGGTGACGCAATCATGGTGATCCTGGCGCTGGCCATGCGTGAGTCCGGTGAGCTCGCGTCCGACACGCTGGTCGCGACGGTGATGAGCAACCTCGGACTGCATCTGGCAATGCGGGAGGCAGGTATCGAGGTCCGCACCACCAGCGTCGGTGACCGGTATGTGCTCGAGGAACTGCGGGCCGGGTCGTATGCGCTCGGCGGCGAGCAGTCCGGCCACATCGTCATGCCCTCGATGGGCACCACCGGTGACGGCATCCTGACCGGTCTGCGGTTGATGTCGCGGATGGCGCAGACCCGCAGGTCGTTGGCGCGGCTGGCCGAACCGATGCAGACAATGCCGCAGGTGCTGATCAACGTCGAGGTCGCGGACAAGGCGACCGTCGCGCAGGCGCCGTCAGTGCGGACCGCGGTCGCCGAGGCCGAGGCGGCGCTCGGGGAGACCGGGCGAATCCTTCTGCGTCCCTCGGGCACCGAACAGGTGGTCCGGGTCATGGTCGAGGCGGCCGACGAGGACACGGCCCGGCAGTTGGCTGTGCGGGTGGCCGAATCGGTGAGCGAACAGCGCTGA
- the rplM gene encoding 50S ribosomal protein L13: protein MPTYTPKAGDTTRSWYVIDATDVVLGRLAVEAAKLLRGKHKPTFTPNVDGGDFVIVINAEKIAVSGDKLNNKYAYRHSGYPGGLRRRTIGELLLKHPTRVVENAIVGMLPHNKLSRQMQKKLKVYAGSNHPHAAQQPIPFEIKQVAQ from the coding sequence GTGCCTACGTACACGCCGAAGGCGGGTGACACCACACGTTCGTGGTACGTCATCGACGCCACCGACGTGGTGCTCGGCCGGCTCGCCGTCGAAGCAGCCAAACTGCTGCGCGGCAAGCACAAGCCGACATTCACGCCCAATGTCGACGGTGGCGATTTCGTCATCGTCATCAACGCCGAGAAGATCGCCGTCAGCGGCGACAAGCTCAACAACAAGTACGCCTACCGCCACTCGGGTTACCCCGGCGGCCTTCGCCGGCGCACCATCGGTGAGCTGCTGCTGAAGCACCCGACGCGCGTCGTGGAGAACGCGATCGTCGGGATGCTGCCGCACAACAAGCTCAGCCGGCAGATGCAGAAGAAGCTGAAGGTGTACGCGGGATCCAACCACCCGCACGCTGCGCAGCAGCCGATTCCTTTCGAGATCAAGCAGGTGGCGCAATGA
- a CDS encoding dienelactone hydrolase family protein — protein sequence MASTKKLFKALTRRGPHRVLRGDLAFAGLPGVVYTPESGLNLPGVAFGHDWLASGMRYSGTLEHLASWGIVAAAPDTETGIAPSVLNLAFDLGTTLDIIAGVRLGPGKISVHPTKLAVAGHGFGGSAAVFTAAGMPSRLKAVAALFPTVSRPPAEQPAASLQVSGLILADPGGPVSLRSNAVELARAWKPATLRAVNKVTAGGLVEGRRLARALKLPGEDKGTQKIVRALLTGYLLHELTGDKAYRDFGDPDAVLPRTHLMDPHADEPVGLENKVVALLKP from the coding sequence GTGGCCAGCACAAAGAAGCTGTTCAAGGCTTTGACCCGCCGCGGCCCGCATCGCGTTCTGCGCGGTGATCTGGCCTTCGCCGGGCTGCCCGGCGTGGTGTACACCCCTGAGTCGGGGCTGAACCTGCCCGGTGTCGCGTTCGGTCACGATTGGTTGGCCAGTGGGATGCGTTACAGCGGCACGCTCGAGCACCTCGCGTCGTGGGGCATCGTCGCCGCCGCCCCCGACACCGAGACCGGAATCGCTCCGTCGGTGCTCAACCTTGCCTTCGACCTGGGCACCACCTTGGACATCATCGCCGGGGTGCGACTCGGCCCCGGCAAGATCAGCGTGCATCCGACGAAACTGGCGGTTGCCGGACACGGTTTCGGTGGATCAGCCGCGGTGTTCACGGCCGCCGGGATGCCGTCTCGGCTGAAGGCGGTGGCCGCCCTCTTCCCGACGGTGTCCCGCCCGCCCGCCGAGCAACCAGCGGCGTCGCTGCAGGTCTCCGGGCTGATCCTGGCCGATCCGGGCGGTCCAGTGTCGCTGCGGTCCAATGCGGTGGAGTTGGCGCGGGCGTGGAAGCCCGCGACCTTGCGCGCGGTGAACAAGGTGACGGCGGGCGGCCTCGTGGAAGGCCGCCGGTTGGCGCGCGCGCTGAAGCTGCCGGGTGAGGACAAAGGCACGCAGAAGATCGTGCGCGCGCTGCTGACGGGATATCTGCTGCACGAGTTGACCGGCGACAAGGCCTACCGCGACTTCGGTGATCCGGATGCGGTGCTGCCGAGGACCCACCTGATGGATCCGCACGCCGACGAACCGGTCGGTCTGGAGAACAAAGTCGTCGCGCTGCTGAAGCCGTAG
- a CDS encoding LLM class F420-dependent oxidoreductase gives MRTGIFMSYADGFREAVEDVVELEKVGVDIALVAEAYSFDAISQLGYLAAKTSRIELGSGVVPIYVRTPSLLAMTAAGLDYVSDARFRLGIGTSGPQVMEGFHGVPFDAPLGRTREVVEICRKVWRRENVEFDGRYYQIPLPADRGSGLGKPMHLINHPVRERIPITIAALGPKNVELTAEIAEGWQPVFFYPEKADVVWGDALRAGFAKRGPELGPLEVMVSAALAIGDDVDDRLEWVKPQLALYIGGMGARGKNFYHNLVTRYGYGEVADRIQDLYLSGKKAEAIAAVPDELVRSVSLIGSAGFVKERLAAYAEAGATTVLLQPVTADRRESIRYVEELQALLP, from the coding sequence ATGCGCACAGGCATCTTCATGAGTTATGCGGACGGCTTCCGTGAGGCCGTCGAGGACGTGGTGGAACTCGAGAAGGTCGGAGTAGACATCGCCCTGGTCGCGGAGGCCTACTCGTTCGACGCGATCAGCCAACTGGGATACCTGGCGGCCAAGACCTCGCGCATCGAACTCGGATCCGGAGTCGTGCCGATCTACGTGCGGACCCCCTCGCTGCTGGCGATGACGGCCGCCGGGCTGGACTACGTCTCCGATGCCCGGTTCCGGTTGGGCATCGGCACGTCCGGTCCGCAGGTGATGGAGGGCTTCCACGGTGTCCCGTTCGACGCGCCACTGGGCCGGACCCGTGAGGTTGTGGAGATCTGCCGGAAGGTGTGGCGGCGCGAGAACGTCGAATTCGACGGGCGCTACTACCAGATCCCGTTGCCCGCGGACCGCGGCAGCGGCCTTGGCAAACCGATGCACCTGATCAACCATCCAGTGCGAGAACGTATTCCGATCACCATCGCGGCGCTCGGGCCCAAGAACGTCGAGCTCACCGCCGAGATCGCCGAAGGTTGGCAGCCGGTGTTCTTCTATCCCGAGAAAGCAGACGTGGTGTGGGGCGACGCCCTGCGCGCGGGGTTCGCCAAACGCGGCCCCGAGCTCGGCCCGCTGGAGGTGATGGTGAGCGCGGCACTCGCGATCGGCGACGACGTCGACGACAGATTGGAGTGGGTGAAACCCCAACTGGCGCTGTATATCGGTGGGATGGGCGCCCGCGGCAAGAACTTTTATCACAACCTCGTGACACGCTATGGGTACGGCGAGGTGGCTGACCGAATTCAGGATCTCTACCTGTCCGGGAAGAAGGCCGAGGCCATCGCCGCGGTGCCCGACGAACTGGTCCGCTCGGTGTCGTTGATCGGGTCGGCGGGCTTCGTCAAGGAGCGGTTGGCCGCCTACGCGGAGGCCGGTGCCACCACTGTCCTGCTGCAGCCGGTGACGGCTGACCGCCGAGAGTCGATCCGCTACGTGGAAGAGCTTCAGGCGCTGCTGCCCTGA
- a CDS encoding WXG100 family type VII secretion target produces MTTPTGGALNTDFELMGSVAGTIDARNEEIRAMLQSFIGRMTSVPPSVWGGVAAVRFREVVDRWDGESVKLHTALQRIAETIRSNQQTLLAASDGHSHQIGVIGTAL; encoded by the coding sequence ATGACGACACCCACCGGCGGCGCACTCAACACCGACTTCGAGCTCATGGGCTCCGTTGCCGGCACGATCGACGCCCGCAACGAAGAGATCCGGGCGATGTTGCAGTCGTTCATCGGACGGATGACCAGCGTGCCGCCGTCGGTGTGGGGCGGGGTGGCCGCCGTCCGGTTCCGCGAGGTGGTGGACCGATGGGACGGCGAGTCGGTGAAGCTGCACACCGCCCTGCAGCGCATCGCCGAAACCATCCGGAGCAACCAGCAGACGCTGCTCGCTGCCTCCGACGGACACTCACACCAAATCGGTGTCATCGGCACCGCCCTGTAG
- a CDS encoding WXG100 family type VII secretion target, which produces MDQVLSYDFDQIEYTVRQEIHATHGRLNAVLDELRAQIAPLQQVWTRHAAEAYRAEQLRWDQAAAALNEILFSLGGAVRDGADDVAATDRSAANAWGW; this is translated from the coding sequence ATGGATCAGGTTCTGTCCTACGACTTCGACCAAATCGAGTACACCGTCCGCCAGGAGATCCACGCCACGCACGGTCGGCTCAACGCCGTCCTGGACGAACTGCGCGCGCAGATCGCGCCCTTGCAGCAGGTCTGGACGCGGCACGCGGCCGAGGCCTACCGCGCCGAGCAGCTGCGCTGGGACCAGGCGGCCGCTGCGCTGAACGAGATCCTGTTCAGCCTGGGCGGCGCGGTGCGCGACGGCGCCGACGACGTCGCGGCGACCGACCGCAGCGCGGCCAACGCGTGGGGGTGGTGA
- a CDS encoding type VII secretion-associated protein, with translation MTAVEVGPATVRGADPVDDDLARAAIESIDDTLMLVDDRPVSVRAVMAALLRSAAGSGADGLTVVHPTWWSRRRVKAVLDAAGDICGAAVAVARSEVLGDGCEAIVEIAAQQVAVISAGVCTITRTSDEAVSAAVVHQIGYARAAVVDVPPGVGATALVTAIAAALRGRGITVAMTGAHPVRLPSSEPATAAPSPEPATAAPSSERSGRRAIPVLVGGLLAVASVGAVAIRYDATPPLAAEETSTLLVEGRAAVVVPVGWTVRRITDGRGSARMQITSPVDAAVALHVTQSPLPHAQTLEQVAGTLRDALEAEPAGVFTDFIAADQRGDRAVVTYREHRASHQTDWAVLVDDALRIGIGCQSPPQRADTLRSVCDAAVHSAHAVF, from the coding sequence GTGACCGCCGTCGAGGTGGGGCCGGCCACGGTGCGTGGCGCTGATCCGGTCGACGACGACCTGGCCCGTGCGGCAATCGAATCGATCGACGACACCCTGATGCTGGTGGACGACCGTCCGGTCTCCGTCCGCGCGGTGATGGCGGCCCTCCTGCGGTCGGCGGCCGGCTCCGGTGCCGACGGGCTCACCGTGGTCCATCCGACTTGGTGGAGCAGGCGCCGGGTGAAGGCGGTGCTCGACGCGGCGGGCGACATCTGTGGCGCTGCGGTCGCCGTCGCTCGGTCCGAGGTACTCGGTGACGGATGCGAGGCGATCGTGGAGATCGCCGCACAGCAGGTGGCCGTCATATCGGCGGGTGTCTGCACCATCACCCGCACATCGGACGAGGCGGTGAGCGCGGCAGTGGTACACCAAATCGGCTATGCGAGGGCAGCTGTCGTCGACGTGCCACCGGGTGTCGGCGCAACGGCGCTGGTGACGGCGATCGCGGCGGCCCTGCGCGGGCGCGGTATCACCGTCGCAATGACGGGTGCCCATCCGGTGCGGCTCCCGTCATCCGAGCCGGCGACCGCCGCTCCGTCACCCGAGCCGGCGACCGCCGCTCCGTCATCCGAACGGTCAGGCCGGAGGGCCATACCGGTACTGGTCGGCGGGCTGCTGGCCGTCGCCTCCGTCGGCGCGGTGGCGATCAGGTACGACGCGACACCGCCACTGGCAGCCGAGGAAACGAGCACCCTGCTGGTGGAGGGCCGCGCCGCGGTCGTCGTACCGGTGGGGTGGACCGTTCGGCGCATCACCGACGGCCGCGGATCCGCCCGAATGCAGATCACCTCACCGGTGGATGCCGCGGTCGCCCTGCATGTCACGCAGTCACCACTGCCGCACGCTCAAACGCTCGAACAGGTGGCGGGCACACTGCGCGACGCACTCGAGGCGGAGCCCGCAGGGGTGTTCACCGATTTCATCGCCGCCGACCAACGAGGTGACCGGGCGGTCGTCACGTATCGGGAGCATCGCGCGAGCCACCAGACGGACTGGGCGGTGCTGGTCGACGACGCGCTGCGGATAGGTATCGGTTGTCAGAGCCCCCCGCAGCGTGCGGACACCCTTCGGTCGGTTTGTGACGCCGCGGTGCACTCCGCTCATGCGGTGTTCTGA